A window of Roseateles sp. XES5 genomic DNA:
TTCTCGCGGTGCTGGAGATCTCGCTCTCCTTCGACAATGCCATCGTGAATGCCAACAAGCTCAAGGACATGACGCCGGTCTGGCAACACCGGTTCCTGACCTGGGGCATCGTGATCGCCGTCTTCGGCATGCGCATCGTCTTCCCGCTGCTGATCGTCGTGATCGCCGCCGGCATCGGCCCGATCGAGGCGCTCATCCTCGCCGCGCGCGAGCCTGCGGAATATGCCCGCATCATGAACGACGCGCATCTGCCCATCGCCGCCTTCGGCGGCACCTTCCTGATGATGGTCGGCCTCACCTACTTCTTCAACCATGAGAAGGACGTGCACTGGATCGGCTTCATCGAGAAGCACATGGCCCGCTCGGCGACGGTCAAGGGCATCGAGATCGCCTTCGTCCTCGCGCTGATCCTCATCTTCTCGAACCTGCTCGAGGGCGAGGCGGCCAATACCTTCGTGCATGCCGCGGTCTACGGCCTTCTCACCTTCCTTGCGGTGGAAGTGGTCGGCGGTCTGCTCGACGCCTCGCAGAAGGCGATGTCGGAAGCGGCCAAGGGCGGCCTCGGCGCTTTCATCTATCTTGAAGTGCTCGATGCCAGCTTCTCCTTCGACGGCGTCATCGGCGCCTTCGCGCTGACGCAGAACCTCTTCGTCATCGCCATCGGTCTCGGCATCGGCGCCATGTATGTGCGCTCGATGACGATCATGCTGGTGGAGAAGGGCACGCTGGCCGAATACCGCTACCTGGAGCACGGCGCGTTCTACGCAATCCTGATCCTCTCGGTCGTGATGTACTTCCAGACGCTGGTGCACATTCCCGAGGTCATCACCGGCCTTGGCGGCGCGACGCTGATCGGTATCTCGCTGTGGTCCTCGATCCGCTACAACAAGCGCGAACGGGCCGAGGGTCTTCACGAGGCGCCGCATGCCGGCGACCGCGTGGCGGCCCAACTCGGCAAGAACGCCTGATCCCGTCTGAGGCCGGTCGTAACAACGGCCGGCCTTCTTGCGCGGAAGACAAGCACAAGCTCAAAATACAGAAGGCCCGCTGGTCTTGCGACCAGCGGGCCTTTTCATTGGGGAATTCTCTGGATCGCGTTAGACGCGGGGGAAGCCGGCCGGATCGATGCCGAGCGTCTTCAGGTCGCGTTCCTTCGGGCGGCGGTGC
This region includes:
- a CDS encoding DUF475 domain-containing protein — translated: MIGNGEGKTTLSYLKWALISTVIGLALGAWLGWQTTGTLSGMATVFFICAVLAVLEISLSFDNAIVNANKLKDMTPVWQHRFLTWGIVIAVFGMRIVFPLLIVVIAAGIGPIEALILAAREPAEYARIMNDAHLPIAAFGGTFLMMVGLTYFFNHEKDVHWIGFIEKHMARSATVKGIEIAFVLALILIFSNLLEGEAANTFVHAAVYGLLTFLAVEVVGGLLDASQKAMSEAAKGGLGAFIYLEVLDASFSFDGVIGAFALTQNLFVIAIGLGIGAMYVRSMTIMLVEKGTLAEYRYLEHGAFYAILILSVVMYFQTLVHIPEVITGLGGATLIGISLWSSIRYNKRERAEGLHEAPHAGDRVAAQLGKNA